One region of Candidatus Omnitrophota bacterium genomic DNA includes:
- a CDS encoding histidine phosphatase family protein has translation MNLFILRHGESVWNKEDRVQGRKDPGLSGAGKRQAEAAGKRLKKEKIGIIYSSTLKRCVQTARIIARRTGAKIKFEPDMQEIILGVWQGKTIDEVKKLYPRSYAVWLKDPSKAGIPGWEGVPKFRKRVDRAFGSILGKDAAANVCVVTHWGVIAAHLAKTFDADFDRIFQRIRVDNCGISKISYFNGKGIIQCVNDTRHLS, from the coding sequence AATAAAGAGGACAGGGTCCAGGGAAGGAAGGACCCGGGGCTTAGCGGCGCAGGAAAACGCCAGGCCGAGGCCGCCGGTAAACGGCTCAAGAAAGAAAAGATCGGGATCATCTATTCCAGCACCCTTAAGCGTTGCGTCCAGACCGCGCGGATAATCGCGCGCCGGACAGGGGCCAAGATAAAATTCGAACCCGATATGCAGGAGATAATCCTTGGCGTCTGGCAGGGTAAGACGATAGACGAGGTAAAAAAACTTTATCCCAGGTCATACGCGGTCTGGCTTAAGGACCCTTCGAAGGCGGGTATCCCGGGCTGGGAGGGTGTGCCGAAGTTCAGGAAGAGGGTAGACCGCGCCTTCGGTTCGATATTGGGAAAAGACGCCGCGGCGAATGTCTGCGTCGTGACGCACTGGGGCGTGATAGCCGCCCATCTGGCGAAGACGTTCGACGCTGATTTCGACCGTATCTTCCAGAGGATAAGGGTGGATAATTGCGGCATCAGCAAAATTTCATATTTTAACGGAAAGGGGATAATACAATGCGTAAACGATACGCGGCATCTGAGTTAG
- a CDS encoding glycoside hydrolase family 2 TIM barrel-domain containing protein yields MLEVNGKPFYIKGAGVGRMTGAGGADYLKMAQELGANAVRTWGTDQGTQEYFDTALKYGLMVDAGIWLNYAKKGTEYTYIGDNVYKQNKTQEITGYVNKFKGHPALLMWNIGNEAIFFTKDEEERVALAKFLEETVQMVHKLDPNHPVIYTSADTTALPYIQQYAPSLDIFGMNIYGSVRMSHAKWDKSGLEMPYCVTEYGPHGPWDVKKDQNGASLEEPDQAKAAIYRNMTREIMNFKGYDIGGFAFHLGETSQESLTWWNINQKLLKKASFWELYKIYTGGRPLNLPPRITTLKLGKTKNIAPGETIGITAEAADSDSNPLDYSFVVSTAQEGILQYYVNKEVPVKFENVGARFRMTAPAAKGLYRLYLIVNDGNGNAAAANRSFKVE; encoded by the coding sequence GTGCTCGAGGTCAACGGCAAGCCGTTCTATATCAAAGGCGCCGGGGTCGGAAGGATGACCGGCGCGGGCGGCGCCGATTACCTTAAAATGGCGCAGGAACTGGGCGCCAATGCCGTACGCACCTGGGGCACCGACCAGGGCACGCAGGAATATTTCGATACCGCGCTTAAGTACGGCCTTATGGTCGACGCCGGGATATGGCTTAATTACGCCAAGAAAGGCACGGAATATACTTATATCGGCGATAACGTGTATAAACAGAATAAGACGCAGGAGATAACAGGTTACGTAAATAAATTCAAGGGCCATCCGGCGCTGTTGATGTGGAACATAGGCAACGAGGCGATCTTTTTCACTAAGGACGAGGAAGAACGCGTAGCATTGGCGAAATTCCTCGAGGAAACGGTGCAGATGGTCCATAAGCTCGACCCCAACCATCCGGTCATCTATACCTCGGCCGATACGACCGCGTTACCGTATATACAGCAATACGCCCCAAGCCTCGATATATTCGGCATGAATATATACGGCAGCGTAAGGATGTCGCACGCCAAATGGGACAAATCCGGGTTGGAAATGCCGTATTGCGTTACCGAATACGGGCCGCACGGGCCGTGGGACGTCAAGAAGGACCAGAACGGCGCCTCGCTGGAGGAACCCGACCAGGCGAAAGCGGCCATATACAGGAATATGACGCGCGAGATAATGAACTTCAAGGGATATGATATCGGAGGCTTCGCGTTCCACCTCGGGGAGACTTCGCAGGAGTCGCTTACGTGGTGGAATATAAACCAAAAGTTGCTGAAGAAGGCCTCCTTCTGGGAATTATACAAAATATATACCGGAGGCAGGCCGCTAAATCTCCCTCCGCGGATAACAACGTTGAAATTGGGCAAGACAAAAAATATCGCTCCCGGGGAGACTATAGGTATCACGGCCGAGGCAGCCGACTCCGACAGCAATCCACTCGATTACTCCTTCGTCGTATCGACGGCGCAAGAAGGGATACTGCAGTATTATGTCAACAAGGAGGTGCCGGTGAAGTTCGAGAACGTCGGCGCAAGATTCAGGATGACCGCTCCCGCCGCCAAAGGGCTCTACAGGCTTTATCTCATCGTAAACGACGGGAACGGGAACGCAGCCGCCGCTAACAGGTCGTTCAAGGTCGAATAA
- the rlmN gene encoding 23S rRNA (adenine(2503)-C(2))-methyltransferase RlmN: MPEKKEDIKDLSLDELKARIRSLNEPPYRAEQIFEWIYKKGARSFGVMTDLPAKLRDYLTNKFFITGSETIKKQVSKSDGTRKYLFKLNDGEEIESVYIPAKDRTGRHTVCLSSQAGCAFGCYFCASGLLGFKRDLRCGEILDQALAIQDDIGAAKVPVGSKGTAGARRITNVVMMGTGEPLVNYDNVIKAVGIMNSPLGLGIGARKITVSTAGYIPGMKRYMQEKEQFELSVSLHAADDIKRSRLMPINKKYPLSELMEVCREYTKGKGRIITFEYILIKDVNSSPTDAQNLVRLLKALNCKVNLIPFNAVPDFKFATPSNKDVGNFQEILEKGGINSTIRAQRGADIDAACGQLRLREAGGEKC, translated from the coding sequence ATGCCCGAAAAAAAAGAGGACATAAAAGACCTCTCCCTCGATGAACTCAAGGCGCGTATCCGCAGCCTCAATGAGCCTCCGTATAGGGCGGAGCAGATCTTCGAATGGATATACAAAAAAGGGGCCAGGTCATTCGGCGTCATGACTGACCTTCCCGCCAAACTCCGCGATTATCTCACCAATAAATTCTTCATTACCGGCTCGGAGACAATAAAAAAACAGGTCTCAAAATCCGATGGCACCCGGAAATACCTCTTCAAATTAAATGACGGCGAGGAGATTGAGAGCGTTTATATCCCGGCCAAAGATCGAACAGGCAGGCACACGGTATGCCTCTCATCGCAGGCGGGGTGCGCCTTCGGCTGTTATTTCTGCGCTAGCGGGTTGCTCGGGTTCAAGAGGGACCTGCGCTGCGGGGAGATACTCGACCAGGCGCTAGCCATACAGGATGATATCGGAGCGGCTAAGGTCCCTGTGGGGTCCAAGGGCACTGCGGGGGCCAGGCGCATAACCAATGTGGTAATGATGGGCACCGGCGAGCCGCTCGTTAATTACGATAACGTTATCAAGGCCGTCGGGATAATGAATTCCCCCCTGGGGCTTGGCATCGGCGCGAGGAAGATAACCGTCTCGACTGCCGGATACATCCCCGGGATGAAACGGTATATGCAGGAGAAAGAACAGTTCGAGCTTTCAGTCTCGCTGCACGCCGCCGATGACATAAAACGGTCAAGGCTCATGCCAATAAACAAAAAGTATCCCCTCTCCGAACTGATGGAAGTTTGCCGCGAATACACAAAAGGTAAGGGGAGGATAATCACTTTCGAATATATCCTTATCAAGGATGTCAACTCTTCGCCTACCGACGCGCAAAATCTTGTCAGGCTGCTAAAGGCGCTTAACTGCAAAGTGAACCTTATCCCGTTCAATGCGGTCCCTGATTTTAAATTTGCCACGCCATCTAATAAGGATGTCGGAAATTTCCAGGAGATATTGGAGAAAGGCGGGATAAACTCGACCATAAGGGCGCAGAGGGGCGCCGACATCGACGCCGCCTGCGGGCAATTACGCCTGCGCGAGGCGGGAGGGGAGAAATGCTGA
- a CDS encoding formate--tetrahydrofolate ligase, giving the protein MFAKKPHSTSEIARLTHPKQIVGVATKAGLNADELELYGNFKAKITLAVLQRLKQRPDGKLILVTAMTPTKYGEGKTCISIGLTQALGRLKKRVILCLREPSLGPALGLKGGGCGGGYAQVLPMEDINLHFTGDIHAVTAAHNLLSAIIDNHLAKGNELKLDPKRIIWRRTIDLCDRSLREVQVGIAEGAVKRREGFDITAASEIMACLALTTGYKDLKERLGKIIIGFTNKGRPVTASEMKVVGAMAAILKDAIKPNMAQTLEGQPAFVHMGPFGNIAHGTNSILATQMALKLADYAIVETGFGTDLGFEKFCDVVTRQGKFKPDCAVVVASARALKSHGGAADTDLEKEDQEALNKGLPNLERHIENVKKFGIWPVVAINRFPGDPENELNRVKEFCRSKGVLAEIAEVVAKGGEGGEKLAQAVIATMQEHPSKFKPLYDPELSIKEKIEKIATEVYGAEGVVYVGTSEDDINFLTENNYDELPVNMARTHLSFTDDPKVKGAPAGWRLKVKEVKVSAGAGFLVALTGEMNLMPGMPKVPLAERVDVDNDGNITGLF; this is encoded by the coding sequence ATGTTCGCTAAAAAACCGCATTCCACATCAGAGATCGCGAGGCTCACGCATCCCAAGCAGATCGTTGGGGTTGCGACAAAAGCCGGCTTAAACGCCGACGAGCTCGAGCTTTACGGCAATTTCAAGGCCAAGATCACGCTCGCCGTACTGCAGAGGCTGAAGCAACGCCCTGACGGGAAACTTATCCTGGTCACGGCAATGACCCCGACTAAGTACGGCGAAGGCAAGACATGCATTTCGATAGGCCTTACCCAGGCGCTGGGACGCCTGAAGAAACGCGTCATTCTATGCCTTCGCGAACCGTCGCTGGGACCGGCATTAGGGCTTAAGGGCGGCGGCTGCGGCGGAGGATACGCGCAGGTCCTGCCGATGGAGGATATAAATCTCCATTTCACGGGCGATATACACGCGGTAACCGCGGCGCACAATCTTTTGAGCGCCATCATAGATAACCACTTGGCGAAGGGGAATGAATTAAAGCTTGACCCGAAAAGGATAATCTGGCGCAGGACGATAGACCTTTGCGACAGGAGTTTGCGCGAGGTACAGGTCGGCATTGCCGAAGGCGCGGTAAAGAGGCGCGAGGGCTTTGATATCACGGCCGCCTCGGAGATAATGGCGTGCCTGGCGCTCACTACGGGCTACAAAGACCTAAAAGAGAGGCTCGGGAAGATAATAATCGGTTTTACGAATAAGGGCAGGCCTGTCACCGCGTCCGAGATGAAGGTCGTCGGCGCGATGGCCGCCATATTAAAGGACGCGATAAAGCCCAATATGGCGCAGACGCTCGAGGGCCAGCCGGCATTCGTGCACATGGGGCCGTTCGGTAACATCGCCCACGGAACGAACAGTATCTTAGCTACGCAGATGGCTCTCAAACTCGCCGATTACGCGATAGTCGAGACCGGCTTCGGCACCGACCTGGGATTCGAGAAATTTTGCGATGTGGTTACGAGGCAGGGAAAATTCAAGCCCGACTGCGCGGTAGTGGTCGCGAGCGCGAGGGCGTTGAAGTCCCACGGCGGCGCGGCTGATACTGACCTCGAGAAGGAAGACCAGGAAGCGCTTAATAAAGGCCTGCCGAACCTCGAACGGCACATCGAGAACGTAAAGAAATTCGGGATCTGGCCGGTCGTGGCGATAAACAGGTTCCCGGGGGATCCGGAGAACGAATTGAACAGGGTAAAGGAATTTTGCAGGAGCAAGGGGGTCCTCGCCGAGATAGCGGAGGTGGTCGCCAAGGGCGGGGAGGGCGGCGAGAAACTCGCGCAGGCAGTCATCGCGACCATGCAGGAGCATCCCTCGAAATTCAAGCCGCTTTACGACCCGGAGCTTTCGATAAAAGAGAAGATAGAGAAGATCGCCACCGAGGTATACGGCGCCGAGGGCGTGGTATACGTCGGGACATCAGAAGATGATATAAATTTCCTCACCGAAAATAACTACGATGAGCTTCCGGTGAATATGGCCAGGACGCACCTGTCGTTTACCGACGACCCGAAGGTGAAGGGCGCCCCGGCGGGATGGCGGCTCAAGGTCAAAGAGGTGAAGGTCTCGGCAGGCGCGGGTTTCCTGGTCGCGTTGACCGGCGAGATGAACCTGATGCCCGGGATGCCGAAGGTCCCGCTTGCCGAGCGGGTCGACGTGGATAACGACGGCAATATAACGGGGTTATTCTAA
- a CDS encoding cyclodeaminase/cyclohydrolase family protein produces MKISAKNRIDLFVKELGERKPSPGGGAGAALTGALGAALIIKVANFTIGKKKYKRYDNEARSMAKKAEALRNKLGACIERDARRYNEYARTRSKASMQKASDCAAEISKLSGQGVKICMRLKKIGNKNLKGDITAAELFLRAAAKASGNLIKQKKKRWIVR; encoded by the coding sequence ATGAAGATAAGCGCGAAGAACAGGATCGATCTTTTTGTAAAAGAACTGGGAGAGAGGAAGCCCTCACCCGGCGGCGGCGCGGGAGCGGCTTTAACCGGCGCCCTCGGGGCCGCGCTCATAATAAAAGTCGCGAATTTTACGATCGGAAAAAAGAAATATAAAAGATACGATAATGAAGCCAGGTCTATGGCAAAAAAGGCCGAGGCGTTAAGGAATAAATTGGGCGCCTGTATAGAAAGGGACGCCAGGAGATATAACGAATACGCGAGGACCAGGAGCAAGGCCTCGATGCAAAAGGCCTCGGATTGCGCGGCAGAGATATCGAAACTTTCCGGGCAAGGCGTGAAGATATGCATGAGGCTAAAGAAGATAGGGAATAAGAACCTGAAGGGGGATATAACCGCCGCGGAATTATTTTTGCGGGCGGCGGCCAAGGCGTCGGGGAACCTGATAAAGCAGAAAAAGAAGAGGTGGATCGTCAGATGA
- a CDS encoding bifunctional 5,10-methylenetetrahydrofolate dehydrogenase/5,10-methenyltetrahydrofolate cyclohydrolase, protein MTAKILDGKELASKLKAQLKREVGAIKKKYGRTPMLSVIQVGVHKPATIYINSQEKLARELGIKYRKVCLGASVSQDELIRAIKKLNRDKATTAVMLGLPLPKTINLKQTIFYIDPSKNVERVNPTASAVMEIIRSTGISLFGREAVVVGHGELVGKPIAMSLLDKLATVTVCHIGTAARGDLKDHISRAEVLVVAVGKPNLVKGGWIKKGAIVVDVGITKVGGRIVGDVEFDTAKKRAGFITPVPGGVGPLTVIMSMCNCMALFKEQVKR, encoded by the coding sequence ATGACGGCCAAGATACTGGACGGAAAAGAGCTCGCCTCTAAATTAAAAGCGCAGCTGAAGCGCGAGGTGGGTGCCATAAAGAAAAAATACGGCAGGACGCCCATGCTCTCGGTCATACAGGTGGGCGTGCACAAGCCGGCGACCATCTACATAAATTCACAGGAGAAACTGGCCAGGGAACTCGGCATAAAATACAGGAAGGTCTGTTTAGGCGCTTCGGTCTCGCAGGACGAGCTTATCCGCGCGATAAAGAAATTGAACAGGGATAAGGCGACGACCGCCGTAATGCTCGGCCTGCCTCTGCCGAAGACGATAAACCTCAAACAGACGATATTCTATATAGATCCGTCCAAGAACGTCGAGAGGGTCAACCCCACGGCGTCGGCGGTGATGGAGATAATAAGGTCGACCGGGATAAGCCTCTTCGGCAGGGAAGCGGTTGTTGTGGGGCATGGCGAATTGGTCGGTAAACCCATAGCGATGTCTTTGTTGGATAAGCTGGCTACCGTGACTGTCTGCCACATCGGCACGGCCGCGCGAGGGGACCTTAAGGACCATATATCGCGCGCCGAGGTGCTGGTTGTCGCGGTCGGAAAACCGAACCTCGTAAAAGGCGGATGGATAAAGAAGGGCGCCATCGTGGTCGATGTCGGCATAACCAAAGTAGGCGGCAGGATAGTCGGCGATGTGGAATTCGATACAGCGAAGAAGCGCGCGGGGTTCATAACCCCCGTCCCCGGAGGGGTCGGGCCGCTCACCGTGATAATGTCGATGTGCAATTGTATGGCGCTCTTTAAGGAGCAGGTGAAAAGATGA
- a CDS encoding methylenetetrahydrofolate reductase C-terminal domain-containing protein: MIITKQKPIDEILKYLEGVKNVFIAGCAQCATVCKTGGEDEVKKMEELLKGHGKNITAIEIWDPPCHLLEVRKRARDNKAALDKADVILSMSCGDGCFTIFHGTGKKVVPATDTLFLGEAERAGHFAEVCSLCGDCTLFMTGGYCPNTFCPKGLQNGPCGGVKDGKCEVSPDIDCGWLLIYNRLKELGELDKMKKIHPPKDHSKSIKPRKVVVDAVKKRT, from the coding sequence ATGATAATCACGAAACAGAAACCCATAGATGAGATACTCAAATACCTCGAAGGCGTTAAGAACGTCTTCATAGCCGGCTGCGCCCAGTGCGCGACCGTCTGCAAGACCGGCGGGGAGGATGAGGTAAAGAAAATGGAAGAGCTCCTCAAGGGTCACGGCAAGAATATCACGGCCATAGAGATATGGGACCCGCCTTGCCACCTGCTCGAGGTCAGGAAACGGGCGCGCGACAATAAAGCGGCGCTCGACAAGGCCGATGTCATACTTTCGATGAGCTGCGGCGACGGATGTTTCACGATATTCCACGGGACCGGCAAGAAGGTGGTCCCGGCCACCGATACGTTATTTTTGGGCGAGGCCGAAAGGGCCGGACATTTCGCAGAGGTGTGTTCGCTCTGCGGCGACTGCACGTTATTCATGACCGGCGGTTACTGCCCGAATACGTTCTGTCCCAAGGGGCTGCAGAACGGGCCGTGCGGCGGAGTCAAGGACGGCAAATGCGAAGTGAGCCCGGATATCGACTGCGGCTGGCTGTTGATATATAACCGCCTCAAGGAGCTCGGGGAACTGGACAAGATGAAAAAGATCCATCCCCCGAAGGACCACTCTAAATCGATAAAACCGCGCAAGGTCGTGGTCGATGCTGTAAAGAAAAGGACATAG
- a CDS encoding methylenetetrahydrofolate reductase: MTLKEKIKNKKFMITSEIGPPKGTDVKTILEEARLLKGRVDAVNVTDSQSAVMRLGSLAVSRLLKEEGVEPVYQLTCRDRNRIALQSDALSAAVLGIENILVLTGDHPSRGDHPEAKPVFDLDSVQLIETLKKLESGKDLSGKELKGAPKFCIGAVVNPGADPVEPELIKFEKKLKAGAEFFQTQGVYDVKAFAKFIDKVKQYNTCIIAGIILIKSPDMARFMNKNVAGIFIPDSLINEVEGAADKQDKAVEIAARTIKELKGLAQGVHIMSLGWNRLVPRILDAAGL; this comes from the coding sequence ATGACCTTAAAAGAAAAAATTAAAAATAAGAAGTTCATGATAACGAGCGAGATAGGCCCGCCTAAAGGGACCGACGTCAAAACTATCCTCGAGGAGGCGCGCCTTCTTAAGGGCAGGGTCGACGCGGTCAACGTGACCGATTCGCAGAGCGCGGTGATGAGGCTCGGCTCGCTCGCCGTCAGCCGGCTTTTGAAAGAAGAAGGCGTGGAGCCTGTATACCAGCTGACCTGCCGCGACAGGAACAGGATAGCGCTGCAGTCCGACGCTTTGTCCGCGGCCGTCCTGGGCATAGAGAATATCCTGGTGCTGACCGGCGACCACCCGTCGCGCGGCGACCATCCGGAAGCGAAGCCTGTCTTCGACCTCGACTCGGTCCAGCTGATCGAGACCTTAAAGAAGCTCGAGAGCGGGAAGGACCTTTCCGGGAAGGAACTTAAGGGTGCCCCGAAATTCTGCATCGGCGCGGTCGTAAACCCGGGCGCGGACCCGGTTGAGCCGGAACTGATAAAATTCGAGAAGAAGTTAAAGGCGGGCGCCGAGTTCTTCCAGACGCAGGGCGTCTATGACGTTAAGGCATTCGCGAAATTCATCGATAAGGTAAAACAATATAATACCTGTATAATCGCGGGCATCATACTTATTAAATCTCCTGACATGGCGAGGTTCATGAACAAGAACGTCGCCGGGATATTTATACCTGACAGCCTGATAAATGAAGTCGAAGGCGCCGCCGATAAGCAGGATAAGGCCGTTGAGATAGCGGCGCGCACCATAAAAGAGTTGAAAGGCCTGGCGCAGGGCGTCCATATAATGTCGTTGGGCTGGAACAGGCTCGTCCCCCGCATCCTGGATGCCGCGGGCCTTTAG
- a CDS encoding homocysteine S-methyltransferase family protein gives MKKISARLKNEILIYDGALGTVLQETGALKAGACPEELNLLEPDIIRAIHLDYIKAGADIIETNSFGGSKLKLAAYGLEKEADRINYEAARIARSAAAGKAYVAGSVGPLDRQLTPLGDLSFDEAVKIFEDQIRALKEGGCDLIILETFADIKELKAAFVAARQAGGRIPIQAQMTFEGGERSTYGTPPSAFAVLFRSLGADIIGTNCSTGPKELIKVVKEIILYTDRSISCLPNAGLPELRAGKTYFPESPKSFARYAAEFAGLGVNLIGGCCGTTPEHINELKKILKNRRPAKRKYSPAFRLSSRTKVVELNAKTRPLIIGERINPTGKKNLQEEIKAGKSVTIRREAIEETKKGADILDINVGVPGTREQETIVPAIEAVQAVSEAPVSIDSANPAAVEAALKEVSGKPLINSVNGEKDKINFILPLAKKYGAAILVLTLDKCGIPKDSKARVKIATSVINKALALGIQKEDIIVDPLTLAISAEPKQVKETLKAIKELKKKGFSSSLGVSNVSFGLPNRRKINADFFSLALASGLDLAIINPSDDNMFWVAKQKKRRAADEAGIKKFLKAALSPIEEVSRKKLEVKPGEHKDVKTRLKEAVLYGDKENITSYVEEALSQGIAPLEINSKILIPALEVVGEKFGKREYFLPQVILSAEAVQRAFGRLKKEIKPGEEEDKGTIVIATVEGDIHDIGKNIVISVLENHGYKIFDLGRGVPADTIIKEAVKNKADIIGLSSLMTTTMIQMERVIKELKKKGLNFKTIVGGAVVTEAFAKEIGASAYARDAIEAVNIVKSLMKEGR, from the coding sequence ATGAAAAAAATATCGGCCCGCTTAAAAAATGAGATACTGATATACGACGGCGCGCTGGGCACTGTCTTACAGGAGACAGGGGCGCTGAAGGCCGGGGCCTGCCCCGAGGAATTGAATCTCCTGGAGCCCGATATCATAAGGGCCATCCATCTTGATTACATAAAAGCCGGTGCCGATATCATCGAAACGAACTCTTTCGGCGGCAGCAAATTAAAACTCGCGGCATACGGGCTTGAGAAAGAGGCAGACAGGATAAATTACGAGGCGGCGCGCATCGCGAGGTCCGCGGCCGCAGGTAAGGCATATGTCGCGGGCTCTGTCGGGCCTCTCGACAGGCAGTTAACGCCGCTGGGCGACCTATCTTTTGACGAAGCGGTAAAGATATTCGAGGACCAGATACGGGCCCTTAAGGAAGGCGGATGCGACCTGATAATATTGGAGACCTTCGCCGATATAAAGGAGCTGAAGGCTGCATTCGTCGCGGCCCGCCAGGCAGGCGGCCGGATCCCCATACAGGCGCAGATGACGTTTGAGGGCGGCGAGCGCAGCACATACGGAACTCCGCCGTCGGCGTTCGCGGTCTTGTTCCGGTCTCTCGGCGCGGATATCATCGGAACGAACTGTTCTACCGGCCCGAAGGAATTGATAAAAGTAGTTAAAGAGATCATCTTATATACCGATAGATCCATCTCATGCCTTCCGAACGCGGGTCTTCCGGAATTACGCGCAGGCAAGACATATTTTCCCGAAAGCCCGAAGTCCTTCGCGAGATACGCCGCGGAGTTCGCCGGATTGGGCGTGAACCTGATCGGCGGATGCTGTGGTACCACTCCGGAGCATATAAATGAACTGAAAAAGATCTTAAAAAACAGGAGGCCGGCAAAGAGGAAGTATTCCCCCGCGTTCAGGCTATCCTCGAGGACAAAGGTCGTGGAGCTTAACGCGAAGACGCGCCCGTTGATCATAGGCGAGCGCATCAACCCGACCGGGAAGAAAAACCTCCAGGAGGAGATAAAGGCCGGCAAGTCCGTCACTATCAGGCGCGAGGCGATAGAGGAGACCAAAAAAGGCGCGGACATCCTGGATATTAATGTCGGTGTGCCGGGGACGCGCGAGCAGGAGACGATCGTCCCGGCCATAGAGGCTGTCCAGGCGGTCAGCGAAGCGCCGGTGTCTATAGACAGCGCGAATCCCGCGGCCGTCGAAGCGGCGCTGAAGGAAGTCTCCGGAAAGCCGCTGATCAATTCGGTCAACGGCGAGAAGGATAAGATAAATTTCATCCTGCCGCTCGCGAAGAAATACGGGGCGGCGATACTCGTCCTGACCCTGGATAAGTGCGGTATTCCGAAGGATTCGAAAGCCCGCGTTAAGATCGCAACAAGCGTCATAAATAAGGCGCTAGCGCTCGGCATACAAAAAGAAGATATAATCGTAGACCCGCTCACGCTGGCCATATCGGCTGAGCCTAAGCAGGTGAAGGAGACGCTCAAAGCGATCAAGGAACTGAAGAAGAAAGGATTCTCCTCCTCGTTAGGCGTAAGCAATGTGTCGTTCGGGCTGCCGAACAGGAGGAAGATAAACGCGGATTTTTTCTCGCTGGCGCTCGCATCCGGCCTTGATCTCGCGATAATAAACCCGAGCGACGACAATATGTTCTGGGTCGCGAAACAAAAGAAGAGGCGCGCTGCGGACGAAGCCGGTATAAAGAAATTCCTGAAGGCCGCGCTCAGCCCTATCGAAGAGGTTTCGAGGAAAAAGCTGGAAGTAAAGCCGGGCGAGCATAAAGACGTGAAGACGCGGCTTAAAGAAGCGGTCCTCTACGGCGACAAGGAAAATATCACCTCGTATGTCGAAGAGGCGCTTTCCCAAGGCATCGCCCCACTCGAGATAAACAGCAAGATACTTATCCCAGCCCTGGAGGTAGTCGGCGAGAAATTCGGCAAAAGGGAATATTTCCTCCCGCAAGTGATATTATCGGCGGAGGCAGTCCAGCGGGCGTTCGGGCGGCTCAAGAAAGAGATAAAACCCGGCGAAGAGGAAGATAAGGGTACTATCGTGATCGCGACCGTCGAGGGCGATATACATGATATCGGGAAGAATATCGTCATATCGGTCCTGGAAAACCACGGCTATAAGATATTCGATCTCGGCCGCGGCGTGCCGGCCGATACGATAATAAAAGAAGCGGTAAAGAACAAAGCCGATATAATCGGCTTGAGCTCCCTGATGACGACGACAATGATACAGATGGAGCGCGTCATAAAGGAATTGAAGAAGAAGGGCCTTAATTTCAAGACGATAGTGGGCGGCGCGGTAGTGACCGAGGCGTTCGCCAAAGAAATAGGCGCCTCAGCCTACGCGCGCGACGCGATCGAGGCGGTCAATATCGTAAAATCGCTCATGAAAGAGGGAAGGTGA
- the panB gene encoding 3-methyl-2-oxobutanoate hydroxymethyltransferase — protein MERKKITIPDIQKKKQEGRKITLLTAYDYPSGRLIDEAGVDIILIGDSLAMTVLGYESTVPITMDEMIHHAKAVKRGVRYGLMIGDMPFMTYNIGEKETVRNAGRFIKEGGCGAVKIEGGTEMTGVVKALVKAGIPVLGHIGLTPQTATQLGGFKVQGKDAASAQKLLDSALALEKAGCFAMILECVPDKLAKLITEKLEVPAIGIGAGAYCDGQALVTNDMIGLFDRFTPKFVKKYADLWPLLLNAFKRYKDEVEIGKFPTEEHSFTMNESELKKIKTKRRGK, from the coding sequence ATGGAGCGGAAGAAGATAACCATACCGGATATCCAGAAGAAGAAACAGGAAGGCAGGAAGATAACGCTGCTTACCGCCTATGATTACCCGTCCGGGCGGCTCATCGACGAAGCGGGCGTTGATATCATACTTATAGGCGATTCGCTGGCGATGACCGTGCTGGGGTATGAGTCGACCGTCCCCATAACTATGGATGAGATGATCCATCACGCCAAAGCCGTAAAGCGCGGCGTCAGATACGGGCTTATGATAGGCGATATGCCTTTTATGACATATAACATAGGCGAGAAAGAGACCGTAAGAAATGCAGGCAGGTTCATAAAAGAGGGCGGCTGCGGTGCCGTAAAGATCGAGGGCGGCACCGAGATGACGGGTGTCGTAAAAGCATTGGTAAAGGCAGGAATTCCGGTCCTGGGACACATAGGACTAACGCCTCAGACCGCTACGCAACTCGGCGGGTTCAAGGTACAGGGCAAGGATGCCGCGAGCGCGCAAAAACTCCTGGATTCCGCGCTTGCGCTGGAAAAAGCCGGCTGCTTCGCGATGATCCTCGAGTGCGTCCCGGACAAGCTCGCGAAATTGATAACGGAAAAACTTGAGGTTCCCGCTATAGGGATAGGCGCGGGCGCGTATTGCGACGGCCAGGCGCTCGTCACGAACGATATGATAGGATTATTCGACCGCTTCACGCCGAAGTTCGTCAAGAAATACGCCGACCTTTGGCCGTTACTTCTGAATGCGTTCAAGAGATATAAAGATGAAGTTGAGATAGGCAAGTTCCCGACCGAAGAGCACAGCTTTACGATGAATGAATCGGAGCTTAAAAAGATAAAAACCAAGAGGAGAGGCAAATGA